A genomic region of Sphingobacteriales bacterium contains the following coding sequences:
- a CDS encoding S46 family peptidase, producing the protein MIKRTMLAWLTVCSMSLAALPPPPDEGMWLPMFVERLNYTDMQKLGLQLTAEEIYSINHSSLKDAIVMLGGGFCSSELVSPEGLLLTNHHCAYDLIQSHSSVEHDYLTDGFWAMKKTEELSQPRTHGFYFGAYGRCNAAHESRH; encoded by the coding sequence ATGATTAAAAGAACAATGTTGGCTTGGCTCACAGTATGCAGTATGAGCCTTGCTGCTTTGCCTCCCCCACCCGACGAAGGTATGTGGCTGCCTATGTTTGTAGAACGGTTGAATTATACCGATATGCAAAAATTGGGCTTGCAACTCACCGCCGAAGAAATTTACAGCATTAATCACAGCAGCCTCAAAGATGCTATCGTGATGCTCGGCGGCGGATTTTGCTCTTCGGAGTTAGTATCGCCCGAAGGTCTGTTGCTCACCAACCACCACTGCGCCTACGACCTCATTCAGAGCCACTCCAGCGTGGAACACGACTACCTCACCGATGGTTTTTGGGCAATGAAAAAAACCGAAGAATTAAGCCAACCCCGGACTCACGGCTTCTATTTTGGTGCGTATGGAAGATGTAACGCCGCTCATGAAAGCCGCCATTGA
- a CDS encoding S46 family peptidase — protein sequence MKKGKAEERDAIVAAEQNAIIEETQKENANYEIKVKSFFDGNEYYMFIYETFRDVRLVGAPPSSIGKYGGDTDNWMWTRHTGDFSVLRIYAAKTTNPPTILPTMCLTTQTFLARFFRWCAGKDYAMIMGFQELPTATSLPTA from the coding sequence TTGAAAAAAGGAAAAGCAGAAGAGCGCGATGCTATTGTGGCTGCCGAACAAAATGCCATTATTGAAGAAACTCAAAAAGAAAACGCCAACTACGAAATTAAAGTGAAGTCGTTTTTTGATGGCAATGAATATTATATGTTCATCTACGAAACCTTCCGCGATGTGCGATTGGTGGGTGCGCCCCCTTCTTCTATCGGAAAATACGGTGGCGATACCGACAACTGGATGTGGACACGCCATACCGGCGATTTCTCTGTTTTGCGCATCTATGCGGCAAAGACAACAAACCCGCCGACTATTCTGCCGACAATGTGCCTTACAACCCAAACATTTCTTGCCCGTTTCTTTAGATGGTGTGCAGGAAAAGATTATGCCATGATTATGGGATTTCAGGAACTACCGACCGCTACCTCACTTCCAACGGCGTAA
- a CDS encoding S46 family peptidase — protein sequence MKIRGKLLETMKEHMDSDKAIEIKYASKYASISNYWKYFIGQTRGLKRLDVADKKKQEEDAFRKWVNADRDRKKKYGEALELVQQAYEELDRSALHNVYLNEAVFGSEIMGFAYNFSALEPLLMMKSTPKADLDAAIEQIRQTAAAYYKDYDRATDQDITGELMTLYAQGVSQDDMPAVLKAANSKFKGDYRAYVKDMFNRSFMSDPTKLEAFLKKPTLKALKADPAYAAFNDIFTNYRQKVAPSRKAAFEKLSQGNRLYVAGVREMNPDKNIIPTPTLLCASPTGRC from the coding sequence GTGAAAATTCGCGGCAAATTGCTCGAAACGATGAAAGAACACATGGATTCCGACAAAGCTATAGAAATTAAATATGCCTCTAAATATGCCTCTATCAGCAATTACTGGAAATATTTTATCGGACAAACGCGCGGATTGAAACGTTTAGATGTCGCTGATAAGAAAAAACAGGAAGAAGATGCTTTCAGAAAATGGGTAAATGCCGACCGCGACCGCAAAAAGAAATACGGCGAAGCCTTAGAACTCGTGCAGCAAGCCTACGAAGAACTCGACCGCAGTGCTTTGCACAATGTGTATTTGAACGAAGCTGTTTTCGGTTCTGAAATTATGGGCTTCGCTTATAATTTCTCCGCCTTAGAGCCGCTGCTCATGATGAAATCTACTCCTAAAGCAGATTTGGACGCTGCCATTGAGCAAATCCGTCAAACGGCTGCCGCTTATTATAAAGACTACGACCGCGCCACCGACCAAGATATTACCGGCGAACTCATGACCCTGTATGCACAGGGTGTCTCTCAAGATGATATGCCTGCCGTACTCAAAGCCGCCAACAGCAAATTTAAAGGAGATTATCGCGCTTATGTAAAAGATATGTTCAACCGTTCTTTTATGAGTGACCCCACCAAATTGGAAGCATTTTTGAAAAAACCTACGCTCAAAGCCCTCAAAGCTGACCCCGCTTATGCCGCTTTCAACGATATTTTTACCAACTATCGCCAAAAAGTAGCACCCTCGCGCAAAGCGGCTTTTGAAAAACTTTCGCAGGGCAATCGCTTGTATGTGGCGGGTGTGCGCGAAATGAACCCCGACAAAAATATTATCCCAACGCCAACTCTACTATGCGCCTCACCTACGGGCAGGTGTTGA
- a CDS encoding S46 family peptidase encodes MRLTYGQVLSYKPQDATFYNYFTTADGILEKEDPTNPEFIVPAKLNELIRKKDFGQYADKDGSLHVNFLSNTDITGGNSGSAVMNNKGELIGIAFDGNWKL; translated from the coding sequence ATGCGCCTCACCTACGGGCAGGTGTTGAGCTACAAACCTCAAGATGCGACTTTCTATAATTATTTCACTACCGCCGATGGTATTTTGGAAAAAGAAGACCCCACTAATCCCGAATTTATCGTTCCTGCTAAATTGAACGAATTAATCCGTAAAAAAGATTTTGGACAATATGCAGATAAAGATGGCTCTTTGCACGTCAATTTCTTATCCAATACCGACATCACCGGCGGAAATTCAGGAAGTGCCGTGATGAACAACAAAGGCGAACTCATCGGTATCGCCTTCGACGGCAACTGGAAGCTATGA
- a CDS encoding S46 family peptidase yields MDIRYVLFVIDKYAGATNLIKEMKLMRSSEDKKEDKK; encoded by the coding sequence GTGGATATCCGCTATGTATTGTTTGTAATTGACAAATATGCAGGTGCTACCAATTTGATAAAAGAAATGAAATTGATGCGCAGCAGCGAGGATAAAAAAGAAGATAAAAAATAA